A window of Pirellulales bacterium genomic DNA:
TGCCGAGTGCCAGAGCCTCGTAGGTCGTGTTCCCCCCGCCAAAGTGCATCGGGTCGAGCGAGACATCGGCCGCCGCATTGAGCGCCAGGAAATCGACGCGCTTCAACCGGCCCAGAAAACGGATGCGATCGACCACATCGGGGATGGTGCGCGAGAAACGCTCCATCAACAGTCGCTTCCAATGATCGTACTTCCCTTCGAGCAAGACGAGATCGCCTTGTGGATCGCGCCGCAGGATCTCGCCCAGCACGGCGTCGAACTCGGGGTGGAACTTGAACAGGCTCTGCGGACAGATATACAGATGCCGCGCGGGATCAAGGCCGAACGAGGCGCGGTCGCGCGGCCGCTCGTCGAGCACCGGCCGCTCGTAACAGACCGAGAGGTCGGGCAAACGCACCAGTTGCTCGGTGTAGTGCTCGTCGGCTCCGGCCGTCTCGAGCAACTCGCTCGAGATGAAATAGTCCATCGCGGCGCTGCCCGTCGTATCGGGATGCCCCCAGGTGACGCATTGCACGGGCGCCATCCGCGAAAATCCCAGCGTGTAGGTCAAGGGATCCATGCCGATGTCGGCGTAGAAGATCAACTGCAGTTCCAGGTCTCGCACCATTTGGCGCGAACGCTGTGGATCGTAGGGCAAGACATGAAAGTGATCGGCATGACGGCGGAATTCCTCGGCCGTGCCATCCTGATGCGTGCCACCGGCAATGACGTGGACCTCGAACCGCTCGCGCGAGAGATGTTTGATGAGGCCGAGATTCAACCGGCCGATCGTGTGCTCGCGGAAGTAGCGCGAGAGGAAGCCCACGCGGACCCGGCCATCGGCCGTGCGACGTCCGCGCGGCGGTGGGAGGTGGGGGGCCCGATAGATCCGGGCGAGATCCTCCTGAACCCGGCGATCGTTCTGCCCCTGGTAGGCGATGTAGAACATCGTCGGCACGATCGTGCGCGTCGTATCGAGCGTGACGCCATCGGCGATCAATTGCGTGAGATTCTGCTCCAGCCCGGCCCGCCGCGCGTGCAGATCGTCGAGCGAGGCGTATACCGGCGGCAAGGCGGTGGCCAACATGACCCGCACGAGATTGTCGGGCTGCAGCTCGAGCGCGCGCTGGAGCGCCTTGCGGGCCTCGTCGAGTTGCCCGCGGTCGTTCAATAAGTACCCCAGGCTGCAATGGGCCGGCACGAAGTCGGGATCGGCGGCCACGGCCTGGCGATAACAGTCGAGCGCGCGGTCGAAGTCTTGTAGATCCTGGTGTACGTTGCCCCAGTTGTTGAGCACATCGGCCGACTTGGGATCGAGCTCGAAGGCACGCCGAAACAGTCCGTCGGCCTCGCTCGCGCGCCCCAACTCGTGCAGGGCGAGCCCCGCCTTGCCCAGCGCGGCCGCATGACGCGGCTCGAGCGCCACGGTGCGCAACCAGGCATCGAGCGCCCGATGCACGTAACCTTGCTTGCGCAGCGCGTTGCCCAGATTGCACGTGACGTCGGCCGAATCGGGCTGCAGCGCCAGGGATCGCTGAAAGCTGGAGACCGCCTCGTCCAACTGGCCGACGCGCAACCATACCAGGCCCAGGTTGTTCAGCGCATCGGCCGCAGCGGGATCGAGCTCGATCGCCCGGTGCAGGCTGGCCGCGGCTTCGTCGAGCTGACTGGCATACATCTGGGCCACCCCCAGGTTGTTCCAAACCTCGCTCCAGTCGGGCGCCGCCTCGGCAGCACGGCGCAAGGCGGTCGCTGCGTCGCCATAGCGCTTGTCGTGCAAATGCTGCGTGCCCAAAGCTGCAAACCGCTCGGACTCCTTCGAACGTGCGGTCGCCGTACTCGACGGGCGAGACTGCTGTTCCGCCGTCATCGTCGCCAGCTTGGGATTCAACCGCACGGCTTCGCGATGCGAGGCGCGAGCCGCCGCAGCACGCCCCAAGACGCTATAGAGATTGCCCAGGTTGAAGCGTGCCCCCGCGTTGGCCGGCTCCAGGCGGATCACGGTCTCGAAATGGGGAAGCGCCTCGTCCGGCTTGCCCGCCTGAATCAGTTCGATGCCGCGGCGATTGTGAGCCGCCGCGTCGGCGCTCCCGGGCTGAACCATGCCGAGCAGCGCCCGCGCCCGCTCGAGGTTTTTGCGAGCAGGCTCGAAGTCAGGACGCGCCGCGAGGGCCCCTTCGAACTCGCGGACCGCCTCTTCCGCGCGGGCGAGCCCCAGAAACACGACCCCCAGGTTGTTGTGCGCTTCGGGGTGGTCTGGTTCGAGCGTCAAGGCCTGACGAAAACAGAGGATCGACTCGTGCGGGTCTCCCGCCTGTTCGTACACGTGTCCCAGATTGTTGTAATAAGGGGCGCGCGGACCTTGCGTTTCGATCAGGCGGCGCAGGTGGCCAATCGCTTCGTCGTGGCGCTTCGCCTCCGTGGCCAGCGAGGCCAGGTGAAACAGGGCCTCGGGCTGATCGGGCGAGGCCGCCAGAATCTCGCGATAGATCTGTTCGGCCGCCGCGTGGTCCCCCGCATCGTCCAGCTTGCGGGCCCTGTCCAATTGTTCGGCGAGCGAGCTCATGCGTCTGCGTTGCCCAGAAAGATGATCGTTCGACGCCGCAACTCCGGCTCGATATTATGCCGCAAGGTACTT
This region includes:
- a CDS encoding tetratricopeptide repeat protein, with amino-acid sequence MSSLAEQLDRARKLDDAGDHAAAEQIYREILAASPDQPEALFHLASLATEAKRHDEAIGHLRRLIETQGPRAPYYNNLGHVYEQAGDPHESILCFRQALTLEPDHPEAHNNLGVVFLGLARAEEAVREFEGALAARPDFEPARKNLERARALLGMVQPGSADAAAHNRRGIELIQAGKPDEALPHFETVIRLEPANAGARFNLGNLYSVLGRAAAARASHREAVRLNPKLATMTAEQQSRPSSTATARSKESERFAALGTQHLHDKRYGDAATALRRAAEAAPDWSEVWNNLGVAQMYASQLDEAAASLHRAIELDPAAADALNNLGLVWLRVGQLDEAVSSFQRSLALQPDSADVTCNLGNALRKQGYVHRALDAWLRTVALEPRHAAALGKAGLALHELGRASEADGLFRRAFELDPKSADVLNNWGNVHQDLQDFDRALDCYRQAVAADPDFVPAHCSLGYLLNDRGQLDEARKALQRALELQPDNLVRVMLATALPPVYASLDDLHARRAGLEQNLTQLIADGVTLDTTRTIVPTMFYIAYQGQNDRRVQEDLARIYRAPHLPPPRGRRTADGRVRVGFLSRYFREHTIGRLNLGLIKHLSRERFEVHVIAGGTHQDGTAEEFRRHADHFHVLPYDPQRSRQMVRDLELQLIFYADIGMDPLTYTLGFSRMAPVQCVTWGHPDTTGSAAMDYFISSELLETAGADEHYTEQLVRLPDLSVCYERPVLDERPRDRASFGLDPARHLYICPQSLFKFHPEFDAVLGEILRRDPQGDLVLLEGKYDHWKRLLMERFSRTIPDVVDRIRFLGRLKRVDFLALNAAADVSLDPMHFGGGNTTYEALALGTPVVTLPGDFLRSRISLALYTKMGCMDCVVRTPDQYVDLAVKLGTDRSYREGVRRSILATADVLFDNRQAVRDLEAFFLEAIDRSNG